One region of Streptomyces rishiriensis genomic DNA includes:
- a CDS encoding ABC transporter permease yields MLAYLIRRLFAAVVMLVVIVMVVFGIFFLIPKWAGVDIALSFVGKQADPAAVEGVREKLGLGDPIYAQVWEFFKGIFAGRTYTGGGDSIHCAAPCFGYSFRSEQAVWPVLTDRFPVTLALALGAAVLWLIFGVSAGVLSALKRGSLWDRGAMVIALSGVSLPIYFTGMVALSIFVYGLDLFDGQFVPLDESFSGWFGGMILPWVTLAFLYAAMYARITRATMLEILGEDYIRTARAKGLKEHTVIGKHAMRSTMTPLLTMLGMDLGALIGGAILTETAFNLPGLGQAVLNAIKNQDLPIILGVTLITSLAVLVANLVVDILYAVIDPRVRLA; encoded by the coding sequence CGCCGTAGTGATGCTCGTGGTCATCGTCATGGTGGTCTTCGGCATCTTCTTCCTCATCCCCAAGTGGGCTGGCGTAGACATCGCCTTGAGCTTCGTGGGCAAGCAGGCCGACCCTGCCGCCGTCGAGGGTGTGCGCGAGAAGCTGGGCCTGGGCGACCCGATCTACGCCCAGGTCTGGGAGTTCTTCAAGGGCATCTTCGCCGGCCGTACCTACACGGGCGGCGGCGATTCCATCCACTGCGCCGCCCCGTGCTTCGGTTACTCCTTCCGCAGTGAACAGGCCGTCTGGCCGGTGCTGACCGACCGCTTCCCGGTGACCCTGGCGCTCGCGCTCGGTGCCGCCGTGCTGTGGCTGATCTTCGGTGTCTCGGCCGGTGTGCTCTCCGCGCTCAAGCGGGGCAGCCTGTGGGACCGCGGCGCGATGGTCATCGCGCTCTCGGGCGTCTCCCTCCCGATCTACTTCACCGGCATGGTCGCCCTGTCGATCTTCGTCTACGGACTGGATCTGTTCGACGGGCAGTTCGTGCCGCTGGACGAGAGTTTCAGCGGCTGGTTCGGCGGCATGATCCTGCCGTGGGTCACCCTCGCGTTCCTGTACGCGGCCATGTACGCCCGCATCACCCGGGCCACCATGCTGGAGATCCTCGGCGAGGACTACATCCGTACCGCCCGCGCCAAGGGCCTCAAGGAACACACCGTCATCGGCAAGCACGCCATGCGCTCCACGATGACTCCGCTGCTGACCATGCTCGGCATGGACCTCGGCGCCCTCATCGGCGGTGCGATCCTGACCGAGACGGCGTTCAACCTGCCCGGCCTCGGCCAGGCGGTGCTCAACGCCATCAAGAACCAGGACCTGCCCATCATCCTGGGCGTCACCCTGATCACCTCCCTGGCGGTGCTCGTCGCCAACCTCGTGGTGGACATCCTGTACGCCGTGATCGACCCCCGAGTGAGGCTCGCATGA
- a CDS encoding ABC transporter ATP-binding protein, translating to MTELSKSGAAVGEPTPASPAPTAFLEVRDLKVHFPTDDGLVKSVDGLSFQLEKGKTLGIVGESGSGKSVTSLGIMGLHTAGQYGKRKAQISGEIWLDGTELLSADPDHVRKLRGREMAMIFQDPLSALHPYYTIGQQIVEAYRIHHDVTKKAAKRRAVEMLDRVGIPQPDKRVDSYPHEFSGGMRQRAMIAMSLVNNPELLIADEPTTALDVTVQAQILDLIRDLQKEFGSAVVVITHDLGVVAELADDILVMYGGRCVERGPADKVFYEPRHPYTWGLLGSMPRLDREQQERLIPVKGSPPSLINIPSGCAFNPRCPYADLPKDNVTRTVRPELAEVGSRHWAACHLGTEQRERIWTEEIAPKL from the coding sequence ATGACCGAACTCAGCAAGAGCGGAGCGGCCGTGGGCGAACCCACCCCCGCCTCGCCCGCGCCGACCGCCTTCCTCGAAGTGCGCGACCTCAAGGTGCACTTCCCGACCGACGACGGCCTGGTCAAGTCCGTCGACGGGCTCAGCTTCCAGCTGGAGAAGGGCAAGACCCTCGGCATCGTGGGCGAGTCCGGCTCCGGCAAGTCGGTGACCTCGCTCGGCATCATGGGCCTGCACACCGCCGGCCAGTACGGCAAGCGCAAGGCGCAGATCTCCGGCGAGATCTGGCTGGACGGCACCGAGCTGCTGTCCGCCGACCCCGACCACGTGCGCAAGCTGCGCGGCCGTGAGATGGCGATGATCTTCCAGGATCCGCTGTCGGCGCTGCACCCGTACTACACGATCGGTCAGCAGATCGTGGAGGCGTACCGGATCCACCACGACGTCACCAAGAAGGCCGCCAAGCGCCGCGCGGTCGAGATGCTCGACCGGGTGGGCATCCCGCAGCCGGACAAGCGGGTCGACAGCTACCCGCACGAGTTCTCCGGCGGTATGCGTCAGCGCGCGATGATCGCGATGTCGCTGGTCAACAACCCCGAGCTGCTGATCGCGGACGAGCCGACGACCGCCCTGGACGTAACCGTCCAGGCGCAGATCCTCGACCTCATCCGCGACCTCCAGAAGGAGTTCGGCTCCGCGGTCGTCGTCATCACCCACGACCTGGGTGTGGTGGCCGAACTCGCCGACGACATCCTGGTGATGTACGGCGGCCGCTGCGTCGAGCGGGGCCCGGCCGACAAGGTGTTCTACGAGCCCCGGCACCCCTACACCTGGGGCCTGCTCGGCTCGATGCCGCGGCTGGACCGTGAGCAGCAGGAGCGCCTGATCCCGGTCAAGGGCTCCCCGCCCTCGCTGATCAACATCCCGTCCGGCTGCGCCTTCAACCCGCGCTGCCCGTACGCGGACCTCCCGAAGGACAACGTCACCCGCACCGTCCGGCCCGAGCTGGCCGAGGTCGGCAGCCGGCACTGGGCCGCCTGCCACCTGGGCACGGAGCAGCGGGAGCGTATCTGGACCGAAGAGATTGCGCCGAAGCTGTGA
- a CDS encoding ABC transporter ATP-binding protein produces the protein MSDDEKAVKIPAQADGPKAEGATLAKDAAPGEVLLKVTGLQKHFPIKKGLLQRQVGAVHAVDGIDFEVRSGETLGVVGESGCGKSTMGRLITRLLEPTAGKVEFQGKDITHLGVSGMRPLRRDVQMIFQDPYSSLNPRHTIGTIVGAPFKLQGVEPEGGIKKEVQRLLSVVGLNPEHYNRYPHEFSGGQRQRIGIARALALNPKLVVADEPVSALDVSIQAQVVNLLDDLQQELGLTYVIIAHDLSVVRHVSDRIAVMYLGKIVELADRDLLYKSPMHPYTKALMSAVPIPDPRRKNAKSERILLKGDVPSPISPPSGCRFHTRCWKATEVCKTTEPALVELRPGQQVACHHPENFEDQAPQDTVLLTVAKEAAELVADEVLAESAETSAAVAAEVAETTAAEAAAPAEAAEPAEAVAEPAEASEPTGDAEAADEVAPEASGDDTPAKEK, from the coding sequence GTGAGTGACGACGAGAAAGCGGTGAAGATCCCCGCGCAGGCCGACGGCCCGAAGGCGGAGGGCGCGACCCTCGCCAAGGACGCCGCCCCCGGCGAGGTCCTGCTGAAGGTGACCGGGCTCCAGAAGCACTTCCCGATCAAGAAGGGCCTGCTCCAGCGGCAGGTCGGGGCGGTGCACGCGGTCGACGGCATCGACTTCGAGGTCCGCTCCGGCGAGACCCTCGGCGTCGTGGGCGAGTCCGGCTGCGGCAAGTCCACGATGGGACGGCTGATCACCCGGCTGCTCGAACCGACCGCGGGCAAGGTCGAGTTCCAGGGCAAGGACATCACCCACCTCGGGGTGAGCGGCATGCGTCCGCTGCGCCGCGATGTGCAGATGATCTTCCAGGACCCGTACTCGTCGCTGAACCCGCGCCACACCATCGGCACGATCGTCGGCGCTCCCTTCAAGCTCCAGGGCGTCGAGCCCGAGGGCGGCATCAAGAAGGAAGTCCAGCGGCTGCTGTCGGTCGTGGGCCTCAACCCCGAGCACTACAACCGCTACCCGCACGAGTTCTCCGGCGGTCAGCGCCAGCGCATCGGCATCGCCCGCGCGCTCGCGCTGAACCCGAAGCTGGTCGTGGCGGACGAGCCGGTCTCGGCGCTCGACGTGTCGATCCAGGCCCAGGTCGTCAACCTGCTCGACGACCTCCAGCAGGAGCTCGGCCTCACGTACGTGATCATCGCGCACGACCTCTCGGTCGTCCGCCACGTCTCGGACCGCATCGCGGTGATGTACCTCGGCAAGATCGTGGAGCTGGCCGACCGCGACCTGCTCTACAAGTCGCCGATGCACCCGTACACCAAGGCGCTGATGTCGGCGGTGCCGATCCCGGACCCGCGGCGCAAGAACGCCAAGAGCGAGCGGATCCTGCTCAAGGGTGACGTGCCCTCGCCGATCTCGCCGCCGAGCGGCTGCCGCTTCCACACCCGGTGCTGGAAGGCGACCGAGGTCTGCAAGACCACCGAGCCGGCGCTCGTCGAGCTGCGGCCCGGCCAGCAGGTCGCCTGCCACCACCCGGAGAACTTCGAGGACCAGGCCCCGCAGGACACCGTCCTGCTGACCGTCGCCAAGGAGGCGGCGGAGCTGGTCGCCGACGAGGTGCTCGCGGAGTCGGCGGAGACGTCGGCCGCGGTGGCGGCGGAAGTGGCGGAGACGACGGCCGCGGAGGCCGCCGCACCGGCGGAGGCTGCCGAGCCGGCCGAAGCGGTTGCCGAGCCGGCCGAGGCATCGGAGCCGACCGGGGACGCCGAGGCGGCCGACGAGGTCGCGCCGGAGGCTTCCGGTGACGACACTCCGGCCAAAGAGAAGTAA
- a CDS encoding trimeric intracellular cation channel family protein yields MLQQLFSPSVQHTLDLIGIFVFAISGALLAVRKNFDVFGIAMLAEVTALGGGVFRDLVIGAVPPAAFTDLGYFLTPLLAALLVVFLHPQVERIQTGVNVFDAAGLGLFCVTGTTKAYDYGLNLTASAALGLATAVGGGVLRDVLANEVPSLLRWDRDLYAVPAIVGATMVVLCIHYDVLTPLASGVAAVTAFVLRLLAMRFHWRAPRAWNRRSTVREEQSPAPSRHG; encoded by the coding sequence GTGCTCCAGCAACTTTTCAGCCCCTCCGTCCAGCACACGCTCGACCTGATCGGCATCTTCGTCTTCGCCATCTCGGGCGCGCTGCTGGCCGTCCGCAAGAACTTCGACGTGTTCGGCATCGCCATGCTCGCCGAGGTCACCGCGCTGGGCGGCGGGGTCTTCCGGGACCTGGTCATCGGGGCCGTGCCCCCGGCCGCCTTCACGGATCTGGGGTACTTCCTCACGCCGCTGCTGGCCGCCCTCCTGGTCGTCTTCCTGCACCCCCAGGTGGAGCGCATCCAGACGGGCGTCAACGTCTTCGACGCGGCCGGCCTCGGCCTCTTCTGCGTGACGGGGACGACGAAGGCGTACGACTACGGCCTCAACCTCACCGCGTCGGCCGCGCTGGGTCTCGCCACCGCCGTGGGCGGCGGTGTGCTGCGCGACGTGCTGGCCAACGAGGTGCCCTCGCTGCTGCGCTGGGACCGCGACCTGTACGCGGTCCCGGCGATCGTCGGCGCCACCATGGTGGTGCTCTGCATCCACTACGACGTGCTCACGCCGCTGGCCAGCGGGGTGGCCGCGGTCACGGCCTTCGTGCTGCGGCTGCTCGCGATGCGGTTCCACTGGCGAGCGCCGCGTGCTTGGAACCGGCGCTCGACGGTGCGCGAGGAGCAGTCTCCCGCACCTTCTCGTCACGGCTGA
- a CDS encoding alpha/beta hydrolase, producing the protein MSLTGTPFLYTLIALSVAAVALPLLMWSRLRGPRVLRAAARMVMLLFAQGTAVALVFVLVNNANGLYDTWDDLLGTGTHVQQAADLGADGTGGIALDRLPKVRQTFEQAEGPGMRAAGGVRVTQLEGRVSGVNAEVYVWLPPQYDEPAYAHRAFPVVELLPGYPGSAKSWYGTLHVHEQLAPLMRAGKVAPFILVAPRTTLLPGVDTGCANVPGTVNADSWLSIDVPKMVKDNFRAQPAPRGWAVAGYSAGGHCAAKLAVAHPDRYRAAVSLSGYSDPIVEPHSLAAQSPALRRANNPYALLRRATVPPPVALYLSGQPKDGYEAALALRQAAKAPTAVQVVYIPAGAGGHTMALWRPQVVPAFRWLTTQLDQRPVSRDEKVRETAPRAPSSAGSKHAALASGTASRAAAARRP; encoded by the coding sequence ATGAGCCTCACCGGGACTCCGTTCCTCTACACCTTGATCGCACTGTCCGTGGCCGCCGTCGCGCTGCCGCTGCTGATGTGGTCGCGGCTGCGCGGACCGCGGGTCCTGCGCGCCGCGGCCCGGATGGTGATGCTGCTGTTCGCCCAGGGCACGGCCGTGGCCCTGGTCTTCGTCCTGGTCAACAACGCCAACGGCCTGTACGACACCTGGGACGACCTGTTGGGCACCGGCACCCATGTGCAGCAGGCCGCCGACCTGGGCGCCGACGGCACCGGCGGTATCGCGCTGGACCGGCTGCCCAAGGTCCGACAGACGTTCGAGCAGGCCGAGGGGCCTGGCATGCGCGCGGCGGGCGGGGTGCGCGTCACCCAGCTCGAGGGCCGGGTCTCCGGCGTCAACGCCGAGGTCTACGTCTGGCTGCCCCCGCAGTACGACGAGCCCGCCTACGCGCACCGCGCCTTCCCCGTGGTGGAGCTGCTGCCGGGCTACCCGGGCTCCGCGAAGTCCTGGTACGGGACGCTGCACGTGCACGAGCAACTGGCACCGCTGATGCGCGCGGGCAAGGTCGCCCCGTTCATCCTGGTCGCGCCGCGCACCACACTGCTGCCGGGCGTGGACACCGGGTGCGCCAACGTCCCGGGCACCGTCAACGCCGACAGCTGGCTCAGCATCGACGTACCGAAGATGGTCAAGGACAACTTCCGGGCCCAGCCCGCGCCCAGGGGCTGGGCGGTCGCCGGGTACTCCGCCGGGGGCCACTGCGCGGCCAAGCTCGCCGTCGCCCACCCGGACCGCTACCGGGCCGCGGTGAGCCTGTCCGGGTACAGCGACCCGATCGTCGAGCCCCACTCCCTCGCCGCGCAGAGCCCCGCCCTGCGCCGGGCCAACAACCCGTATGCGCTGCTCCGCAGGGCCACCGTGCCGCCGCCCGTGGCTCTCTACCTCTCCGGCCAGCCGAAAGACGGCTACGAGGCGGCCCTGGCCCTGCGGCAGGCGGCCAAGGCGCCGACGGCCGTGCAGGTCGTCTACATCCCGGCAGGCGCGGGCGGCCACACCATGGCGCTGTGGCGACCGCAGGTCGTGCCGGCGTTCCGCTGGCTGACCACCCAGCTGGACCAGCGCCCGGTCAGCCGTGACGAGAAGGTGCGGGAGACTGCTCCTCGCGCACCGTCGAGCGCCGGTTCCAAGCACGCGGCGCTCGCCAGTGGAACCGCATCGCGAGCAGCCGCAGCACGAAGGCCGTGA
- a CDS encoding thioesterase family protein translates to MPEAATAAAAPASTAFVTDSTGDGGFAFEFDRDTALTRRAPGVYDIDLSAGWTIISAVNGGYLLAVLGRALADALPHRDPFTISAHYLTASQPGPAVVRTDVVRTGRTLSTGQASLFQYDENGAEIERIRVLASYGDLDALPDDVRTTAKPPAIPPIDQCFGPEDGPAPVDGSSAIADRLMLKLDPSTLGWALGQPSGKGEMRAWFGLKDGRDPDPLSLLLAVDALPPTAFEIGLRGWVPTVELTVHVRCRPAPGPLRVSITTRNLAGGFLEEDAEVWDSADRLVAQSRQLARVRLG, encoded by the coding sequence ATGCCAGAAGCAGCTACCGCGGCGGCCGCGCCGGCCTCCACCGCCTTCGTCACGGACTCCACCGGAGACGGCGGGTTCGCGTTCGAGTTCGACCGCGACACCGCGCTCACCCGACGCGCGCCGGGCGTCTACGACATCGACCTCTCGGCCGGCTGGACGATCATCAGTGCCGTCAACGGCGGCTATCTTCTCGCCGTCCTCGGCCGCGCGCTCGCGGACGCCCTGCCGCACCGGGACCCGTTCACGATCTCGGCGCACTATCTGACGGCGTCCCAGCCCGGCCCGGCGGTCGTCCGCACGGACGTCGTGCGCACCGGCCGCACCCTCTCCACCGGCCAGGCCTCGCTCTTCCAGTACGACGAGAACGGCGCCGAGATCGAGCGGATCCGCGTCCTCGCCTCCTACGGCGATCTGGACGCCCTGCCGGACGACGTCCGTACGACGGCGAAGCCGCCCGCGATCCCGCCGATCGACCAGTGCTTCGGCCCCGAGGACGGACCGGCGCCCGTCGACGGCAGCTCCGCGATCGCCGACCGGCTGATGCTCAAGCTCGACCCCTCGACCCTCGGCTGGGCGCTCGGACAGCCGTCCGGCAAGGGCGAGATGCGGGCCTGGTTCGGCCTGAAGGACGGCCGTGACCCCGACCCGCTCTCCCTCCTCCTCGCGGTGGACGCCCTGCCGCCCACCGCCTTCGAGATCGGATTGCGCGGCTGGGTCCCCACGGTCGAGCTGACGGTCCACGTCCGCTGCCGGCCGGCTCCGGGCCCGCTGCGCGTCTCCATCACCACCCGCAACCTCGCGGGCGGCTTCCTGGAGGAGGACGCCGAGGTCTGGGACAGCGCGGACCGACTGGTCGCGCAGTCGAGGCAGTTGGCGCGGGTCAGGCTCGGCTGA
- a CDS encoding TetR family transcriptional regulator yields the protein MSHTLGIRQAQKQKTRQALMDAALVLLEEQSLSSLGLREVTRAVGVAPTAFYRHFRSTADLGVALVEEALGSLHPMIRTTVTAADTSEERITRAVELIAGHVDAYPAPVRFIARERHGGVQPVREAIRDQLARFAEEVRTELAKDAVAEGWSEDDLLMLSHLYVDQMLVTASLFLEALESSPEDRERVSRLAARQMRLISIGRRHWLD from the coding sequence ATGAGTCACACCCTCGGCATCAGGCAGGCCCAGAAGCAGAAGACCCGGCAGGCGCTCATGGACGCGGCGTTGGTGCTGCTGGAGGAGCAGAGCCTGAGCAGCCTGGGACTGCGGGAGGTCACCCGCGCCGTCGGGGTCGCCCCGACCGCCTTCTACCGCCACTTCCGCTCCACCGCCGATCTGGGCGTGGCTCTGGTCGAGGAGGCGCTGGGCAGCCTGCACCCGATGATCCGCACCACCGTGACCGCGGCCGACACGAGCGAGGAACGCATCACGCGCGCTGTGGAGTTGATCGCCGGTCATGTGGACGCGTACCCCGCCCCCGTCCGCTTTATCGCCCGTGAGCGACATGGCGGGGTTCAGCCGGTGCGGGAGGCGATCCGGGACCAACTGGCCCGCTTCGCCGAGGAGGTGAGGACCGAACTGGCCAAGGACGCCGTGGCCGAGGGCTGGAGCGAGGACGACCTGCTGATGCTCTCGCACCTCTACGTCGACCAGATGCTCGTCACCGCCTCGCTGTTCCTGGAGGCGCTGGAGTCCTCGCCGGAGGACCGGGAGCGGGTCAGCCGGCTCGCCGCCCGCCAGATGCGGCTCATCAGCATCGGCCGCCGGCACTGGCTGGACTGA